The segment GATTCTGATGCCAGCAATCCATACATACACAAAGCCTATCATAGCAAAAAGAATCGATATTTGCTGACAGATAGCGTAAGATGAAAAAATAGAGAGAAATGCTGGAGGGAATAACGATGATACGATTTGATAATGATTATGCAGAGGGCGCACACCCACAAATTTTACAGCGTTTAGTTGCCACAAATGAGGAGCAATCACCAGGCTATGGTATGGATGAGCATAGCGAAAAAGCGAGAGCCTATATTCAGCAAGCAATTGGGGCAGAGCATGCGGCTGTTCATTTTTTAGTTGGAGGCACACAAACTAATACGACTGTGATTGCCTCAATTTTGCGACCTTATCAGGGGGTGATCGCTGCTAATACAGGTCATATTGCCGTGCATGAAACAGGGGCTATTGAAGCAGCAGGTCATAAGGTTTTAACCATTGCTAGCGATGATGGCAAAATTACCGCTGCACAGGTAAAAGCCCTTTATGATGGGCATTGGCAGGACAGCACACATGAGCATATGGTACAGCCAGGCTTAGTCTATATATCGCATCCTACAGAAAATGGCACAACCTATAGCAAGGCAGAGCTAACAGCCCTTAGCGAAATGTGTCGTGCTTGCGGCTTGCCATTATTTTTAGATGGCGCACGCTTGGGCTACGGGCTTGTTGCGCAGGGAAATGATTTATCTTTAGCGGATATTGCTCGGCTTTGTGATGTTTTTTATATTGGAGGCACAAAGCTGGGCGCAATGTTTGGTGAGGCTGTTGTGATTATGAATCCTACCTATCAAGCACATTTTCGCTATATGATGAAGCAACGAGGCGGGCTGCTTGCCAAAGGTCGCCTGCTAGGCATTCAATTTGAAGCATTATTTGAAGATACGCTATATTTGGATATTGCTCATCATGCTGTAGCAATGGCCATGCAAATACGTCAGGCATTTGTTGCTAAAGGCTTTACATTGCGCTATGATTCCAAGACAAATCAGCAATTTCCGATTTTGCCAAAGCCGATTTTAGAAAAATTAAGTGAAGCATACTCCTTCGCAATATGGGAGCCGTATAGTGATACACATACTGTTGTGCGCTTTTGTACAAGCTGGGCAACAAAGCAGGAGCATGTGGATCAGCTTATCGCGGAGATTGAGCAGCTATGACTACATATATCGCACTGTTAAGAGGCATTAATGTAGGTGGGCATAATAAAATAAAAATGGCTGCATTACGAGAGGCATTGCAAACATTGGCACTCCATAATATTCAAACCTATATACAAAGCGGCAATATACTGTTTGAATCAAGCGAAAGTGAAGCTGTGCTGCAACAGCAAATTCACGCTACGATTCAGGAGGTGTTTGCTATTACAAGCACCGTCATTATTAGAACGGCTGAGGAATTTCAAGCAATTGTGAAGGAATGTCCTTTTTCAGCGGAGGAAATAGCAGCGGCAGGTGCTACCGCTATAGGAGAGTGCCTTCATGTTGCATTCCTGCCAGCGCCGCCAACAGCGGTAAGTGCTGAAACCTTTTTAGCCTATGCCAATGATAAGGAACGCTGCGTGATAGCGGGAAGAAATATTTATTTATTATTTTATGAAAGCGTCCGCAATGCCAAACTCAGTCAAAAGCTCCATCAGCTAGAGCTTCCAGCAACTGTTCGTAATTGGAAGACAATCACAAAGCTGGCGGCGATGGCTGATGGCATTTAAGTAGCAAGTGAAGCGCGGGTATTTGACATCAAAGTGCGGGTATTTACTATTCAAACGCGGGTAACAGTTCAACAATCGCGGGTAACGATAGCCACTAGTTCATATAGAAAAAAGCTGTAGCGTCAACATAGACACTACAGCTTCAGAATTGGTTGATGCCCTTTGAGGTTCTCAAATGCATTATAACATATTAACAATGGTTCTACCAAGGTGCTGCCCATTTTTGATAGCATCAATTGTTTGAGGTACTTCTTCCAGTGTAATTTCCTCTGTTAAGGCATTGTGAGCAATATTCCAATCGTTTGCCATTTTTGCCCACACATCTGCTCGTTGTTCAATTGGTACATTAACCGAATCAATGCCTAGAAGCTGAATGCCTCGTAAAATAAATGGTAAGACATTCGTTGATAACTGAATCCCACCAGCATTGCCACACATGCTAATGCTACCGCCATAAGCAATTTGTGGAATAACTGTAGCAGCAACATCTCCGCCTACTGTATCCAATACATAATCATATTTTTGCTGTTGTAATGGCTTTTTCAGATCACCAAGCTCACTAGCAAAAATAATATCCGTTGCGCCTAAAGACTGTGCCACAGCCACTTGATGCTCTTTTCTCACCAATGCCGCAATATTGCTATAGCCGATTGTTGTCAGCATCTGCACAGCAAGGCTACCAACACCGCCTGTTGAGCCTGTTACAAGGATGCGTGGATTATCCTCTACCTTCATGCCATGCTGCTCTAGGGCGATAATCGACAATGCCGCCGTATAGCCTGCTGTGCCAAAAACCATCGCCTCTCGTAAATCTAAATTCGCTGGTAACGGCACAATCCACTCAGCAGGCACACGCGCATATTTGGCAAATCCACCTGTATGCGTCATACCCATCGCAAAGCCTGTAACAATTACTTGCTGACCTGCTGTAAAGCGCCCATCTGCCGATTGAACGACTGTCCCACTTAAATCAATACCGGGAATCATTGGGTAGTTGCGAATCACACCGCCATTTTTCTGAACCGCCAGCATATCCTTGTAGTTAATGGAGGAGTATGCCACTTGAATTAGCACATCACCTGCTGATAAATCGTCCAAAGTAACAGTATCTACCTCATATATAATTTGCTCGTCCTGCTCTTTGACAACTAGTGCTTGAAAAGAATCCATAGTAATCGTCTCCTTTAATTTTAGTGCAAAATAGTTTTGATGCAGAAATATTTCCAATCAAAAGTTATCATGATAAGATAGGTATTGTCAAGATGGAGGAGATTACATGGAATTACAGGAATGTATAAACTTTTTATTAAGCACAAGTCAAAATAAGGTGTTTAAACATTTTAGCAAGCTATTAGAGGCGTATGAGGTAACACCAGCCCAGTACGGTGTATTAAATTGCTTATGGCATGAGGGGCAGCTGCTTCCTAAGCAAATTGGGGAAATGCTGTATTTAGAAGCGCCAACGGTTTCTGGTATTTTAGATAAAATGCAAAAGGCGGGCTTCATTGAGCGCTCGGTTGACCCTGAAAACCGCCGAACGGTATTAGTCGTTGCCACACCAAAGGCAAACGAGCTAAAGGAAAAAATCGACAAGGCAACAGAGGCATTGAATGCAACAGCTTTCCAGCATTTATCAAGCCATGAGCAGGAGGTGCTAAAAAAGGCTTTAGTAACAATGATTAATACGGAATTTTAATTGAAGATATTTAATTTATACTGCAGAGTGATTGTTTATAATATATTTTAGAAATTTTCAATAAATAAATAGATAATCAGTTCTCATTAAATCAGTGTTATAATTATGGTGCATAGTAAATGTACAGAAGGAGTTATACTGATGTTAAAAATTGAAGAACGTGGTAGAGGTAGATTTAAACCAGCCCCAAATTATAATATTGATGATGTAAAAAAAATACTCTTGGAAAAAATAGAAGAAGAAGTGCGAAACCAGTCTACGATAAATGATTATGATGCAGGTGAATTAGTTTACAAAACAGATAAAGTTAACGTTATTGGTTTATTTGCTGGTGCTGGGGGATTAGATTTAGGTGTGGAGCTAGCTGGATTAGATGTAGTTATAGGCAAAAATAAAACAGACTCTGTTCTATCAAATTATGCTGATTTTAACAGAGTAAGAGAAAAAAGTATTTTCCATCATCTTTATGTTAACGATATTTTTAAGGAAGCGTTAGAAACATACAGACATAACTTTCCTAATGGTGTATTAATACATTTACAAGATATTCGCAAGGTAAAAGATTTTCCAACTGCTGATGTTGTATTAGGGGGACCACCTTGCCCTGGATTTAGTGAGGCAGGACCAAGATTAGTAGATGACCCAAGGAATTTTTTATACATTCACTATATTCGTTGTTTAATGCAAGTACAGCCTAAATTCTTCATTATGGAGAATGTAAAAGGCATGCTGACACTTGGAAAAGGTGAAGTGTTTAGACAAATCAAACAAGACTTTGAGGCAGCAGGATATCGTGTGTATCATAAATTAGTTAATGCAAGAGATTATGGGGCACCACAAATACGTGAGAGAGTTTTTTTAGTTGGGGTGCGTAATGATATTAACTATGAATATGAATTTCCTGAAGCGACTCATGGAGAGGGATTAAAGCCGTTCGTGACCTTAAAAGAAGCCATTGGTGACTTAGAATCTAACCCAGGACCTTACTTTACAGGTTCTTATTCCACTATTTTTCTAAGTCGTAACCGTAAAAAGAAGTGGCATGAACAAAGCTTTACTATTCAAGCTAGTGGTCGACAAGCACCTATTCATCCAGCAGGCTTACCAATGGAGAAAGTAAAAAAAGATAAATGGATTTTTTCAGATGGAGAAGAAAATAATCGTCGGTTATCAATTAAAGAAATTTCTCGAATCCAAACATTCCCTGACTGGTTTACTTTTAGTGATGGGGATAACCTGAAAATGTCTGAAAATGGTAGATTGGATAAAATCTATAAACAAATAGGGAATGCTGTACCTGTTGTATTGGCAAGAGCAATTGCAACTCCAATAGCGGAGTGGTTTTACCAACAAGATAAAGGAGAGAACAAATGTCATTCAGACCAACTACAAATGTTTTAATTGCATTAGCTAATATTTTAAAAAGACAACAAAATACAATGCCGATTGTTCTTGACCACGTTAATCAAAATCGAATTAACAGTACAGGAGATCTGCTTGAATATTATGTAAAAGATGCGTTTTGTAATGAAGCTGCAGAAACAGAATTAACGAATGAAAAGTTAAAAGCTTATCAAAATACATTTAGTTATCTTGGAAATTCAAACAATCCTCCTGACTTTGTGGTAAGGTATGGACCAGCTATAGAGGTAAAAAAATTTGAAGGTAAAGGAACAAATGGGATTGCCTTAAACAGTTCTTTTCCTAAAGATTATTTATATGCGAATGATATTAGAATAAAAAAAGAATGTGTGAGTTGTGAGGATGAATTTGGCGGCTGGAAAAAGAAGGATATGATTTATGCTATTGGTAATGTTAGCAAAAATCATTTACATAGCTTGTGGTTAATCTATGGAGATTGTTATGCAGCTAGCAAAGATACTTATGAGCGAATCACTAATACAATTAAAGAAGGCGTATCTAGTATTCCAGGTGTCGAGTTTGGGATAACAAAAGAACTTGGTAGAGTTAATCGTGTAGATCCATTAGGCATTACTTATTTACGTATAAGAGGTATGTGGGGCATAGAACATCCATCTGCTGTGTACCGTCCGTATATCAAAACAGATACAGAAAAAACAAATATCTATGTATTGATGAACAAAGAAACATATAGAGAAATACATGATAAACCTAATTTAGAACCATATTTATCGAAAAATATTTTAACAATGGAAGGTATACAAATTCCTAATCCAAATAATCCAGCTAAAAATATAGATGCAATCCTATTTTCAGCATCATTCTAAAGGCATGTGTATAAAGAGAATGAAAAAATAGTTTTATTAAAAGGAAAGCCGAACCATCTGAAAAAATTCTCTAATGAAGAGTCCATGATAGTTCGGTTTTTTCTTGTTTTGTTTATGCATAGAAATGTTTATAAAAATACTTACTCACAACCAACCCCATCACCATCTCGGTCAAGATGACGAGCATAGCCCGGTTCACCGCTGTAAATAGGAGCGGCTCCTGCTGCACGCACTTGGCTACAGTTTTTATAGAAGACATGTTGGGAAGAGCTTGAGGATACTTCCTCTGTTTGGCTTGTTGTTGATGTGCTGCTATTTGTATTGGCTGCTTGAGCACTTGCAAGCTGTGTAGTAAGTGCTTCGTTATCTTTTTGTAATGCTGTCACCTGCTCTTGGAGTTGCTGTTGCTTCTCCTGCAACATTTTTTTCTCTTCCTCGAATGCTTGAAGCTGCATGTCTTCCGCTTCCTTTATTTTTTGACTAGCTGTGGAAGCCTGCGCTAGCTCCTCTTTAACACCCTTCAGTTCACTCGTTAATGTATCCACCTGTGCTTGTAAATCTTTATTTAAACCGGGTATTCGGATTATCGTGTGGAATACCATAATGGTTAGATAATTTTTATCATATTATAAAACGGATAATAGTGTGGAATTTAAAAACTATCATAATTATATTGTATGGCATAAAACCAAGTAGTCCTTTTTAGTAAAACTTATTTACTTTAAAATACTATTGTATTATACTCTGTTATGCAGAGTACTCTGGAGGAGGGAATTATATTGGGAAAAAATCAAAATGATAAAGAAGAAATTATAGAAAATTTATCCCATATAAAAACTTTAATAAATCACAAACAAGATTATGGAAAACAAGCAGCACCATACTTTATTGTTTGGGGCTGTGTATGGATTATTGGCTTTTTAATTAGTTCTACTGGATCAATATCGGTAATTAATATGACTTGGATTTTACTTGCAATAGTTGGTTGGTTGTTCTCTGGCATAACCTTTTTAAGACAAAAAAGGAACTATCCTATGCCCAAATTCCTGAACAATCAATTCAAAATGTTATGGATTGGATTCTTGTTTATCTTTTATATATTTGTCTTTCTTATTGGCTCTAAATTATTGCCACTTTCATTTCATCATCTTGCATTGTACAGTTTTTTATTAATTTCTATTTTGTATATATTATTGGGTATTGTTTTAACAAGGACAATCTTCTTTATGGGCTTATGGTTGATTGTCCT is part of the Lysinibacillus sp. FSL K6-0232 genome and harbors:
- a CDS encoding DUF1697 domain-containing protein yields the protein MTTYIALLRGINVGGHNKIKMAALREALQTLALHNIQTYIQSGNILFESSESEAVLQQQIHATIQEVFAITSTVIIRTAEEFQAIVKECPFSAEEIAAAGATAIGECLHVAFLPAPPTAVSAETFLAYANDKERCVIAGRNIYLLFYESVRNAKLSQKLHQLELPATVRNWKTITKLAAMADGI
- a CDS encoding threonine aldolase family protein, whose amino-acid sequence is MIRFDNDYAEGAHPQILQRLVATNEEQSPGYGMDEHSEKARAYIQQAIGAEHAAVHFLVGGTQTNTTVIASILRPYQGVIAANTGHIAVHETGAIEAAGHKVLTIASDDGKITAAQVKALYDGHWQDSTHEHMVQPGLVYISHPTENGTTYSKAELTALSEMCRACGLPLFLDGARLGYGLVAQGNDLSLADIARLCDVFYIGGTKLGAMFGEAVVIMNPTYQAHFRYMMKQRGGLLAKGRLLGIQFEALFEDTLYLDIAHHAVAMAMQIRQAFVAKGFTLRYDSKTNQQFPILPKPILEKLSEAYSFAIWEPYSDTHTVVRFCTSWATKQEHVDQLIAEIEQL
- a CDS encoding MarR family winged helix-turn-helix transcriptional regulator → MELQECINFLLSTSQNKVFKHFSKLLEAYEVTPAQYGVLNCLWHEGQLLPKQIGEMLYLEAPTVSGILDKMQKAGFIERSVDPENRRTVLVVATPKANELKEKIDKATEALNATAFQHLSSHEQEVLKKALVTMINTEF
- a CDS encoding NgoPII family restriction endonuclease, coding for MSFRPTTNVLIALANILKRQQNTMPIVLDHVNQNRINSTGDLLEYYVKDAFCNEAAETELTNEKLKAYQNTFSYLGNSNNPPDFVVRYGPAIEVKKFEGKGTNGIALNSSFPKDYLYANDIRIKKECVSCEDEFGGWKKKDMIYAIGNVSKNHLHSLWLIYGDCYAASKDTYERITNTIKEGVSSIPGVEFGITKELGRVNRVDPLGITYLRIRGMWGIEHPSAVYRPYIKTDTEKTNIYVLMNKETYREIHDKPNLEPYLSKNILTMEGIQIPNPNNPAKNIDAILFSASF
- a CDS encoding YhdH/YhfP family quinone oxidoreductase; its protein translation is MDSFQALVVKEQDEQIIYEVDTVTLDDLSAGDVLIQVAYSSINYKDMLAVQKNGGVIRNYPMIPGIDLSGTVVQSADGRFTAGQQVIVTGFAMGMTHTGGFAKYARVPAEWIVPLPANLDLREAMVFGTAGYTAALSIIALEQHGMKVEDNPRILVTGSTGGVGSLAVQMLTTIGYSNIAALVRKEHQVAVAQSLGATDIIFASELGDLKKPLQQQKYDYVLDTVGGDVAATVIPQIAYGGSISMCGNAGGIQLSTNVLPFILRGIQLLGIDSVNVPIEQRADVWAKMANDWNIAHNALTEEITLEEVPQTIDAIKNGQHLGRTIVNML
- a CDS encoding DNA cytosine methyltransferase; this encodes MLKIEERGRGRFKPAPNYNIDDVKKILLEKIEEEVRNQSTINDYDAGELVYKTDKVNVIGLFAGAGGLDLGVELAGLDVVIGKNKTDSVLSNYADFNRVREKSIFHHLYVNDIFKEALETYRHNFPNGVLIHLQDIRKVKDFPTADVVLGGPPCPGFSEAGPRLVDDPRNFLYIHYIRCLMQVQPKFFIMENVKGMLTLGKGEVFRQIKQDFEAAGYRVYHKLVNARDYGAPQIRERVFLVGVRNDINYEYEFPEATHGEGLKPFVTLKEAIGDLESNPGPYFTGSYSTIFLSRNRKKKWHEQSFTIQASGRQAPIHPAGLPMEKVKKDKWIFSDGEENNRRLSIKEISRIQTFPDWFTFSDGDNLKMSENGRLDKIYKQIGNAVPVVLARAIATPIAEWFYQQDKGENKCHSDQLQMF